From Pseudomonas sp. B21-028, one genomic window encodes:
- the repC gene encoding replication protein C, IncQ-type, with protein sequence MSKHDLTHARHDPVHCLAPGLFRSLKKGERKHSKLDVVYDYGNGKRIEFSGPEPLGADDLRILQGLVAMAGPSGLVLSPDPQTEAGRQLRLFLEPKWEAIQQDAMVVRGSYGALASEVGYANKKDTERVRECIERLWKVSIIAQNGRQRQGFRLLSEYASDELNGRLYVALNPLIARAIMGGPHVQHIRIDMAEVRKLKTDPARLFHQRLCGWIDPGKSGRVELGTLCSYVWPDGATNPNTIKKRRQTARKALAELVAVGWKLDEYAKGKWEIGRPKAHDNGTRPTFSAPNPHVFSTQSPR encoded by the coding sequence GTGAGCAAGCATGATTTGACTCATGCCCGGCACGACCCGGTGCATTGCCTCGCCCCCGGCCTGTTCCGTAGCCTCAAGAAAGGAGAGCGCAAGCACAGCAAGCTCGACGTGGTATATGACTACGGTAACGGCAAGCGTATCGAGTTCAGCGGCCCGGAACCATTGGGGGCCGACGATCTACGCATTTTACAAGGACTCGTGGCAATGGCTGGCCCTTCTGGACTCGTGCTTTCGCCCGACCCGCAGACAGAAGCTGGCCGCCAGCTACGTCTATTCCTTGAGCCTAAGTGGGAAGCTATCCAGCAGGATGCAATGGTGGTCAGGGGCAGCTATGGGGCGTTGGCCAGCGAAGTGGGCTACGCGAACAAAAAGGACACCGAACGAGTACGCGAATGTATCGAGAGGCTTTGGAAAGTCTCGATCATTGCGCAAAACGGAAGGCAACGGCAGGGCTTTCGCTTGTTGTCCGAGTACGCCAGCGATGAGCTGAATGGCAGGTTGTACGTGGCGCTGAATCCTCTGATTGCTCGCGCAATCATGGGCGGGCCACACGTGCAACACATTCGCATAGATATGGCCGAAGTGAGGAAGCTAAAGACTGATCCCGCCCGCCTGTTCCATCAGCGGCTCTGCGGCTGGATTGACCCAGGCAAATCGGGGCGTGTCGAGCTAGGCACGCTTTGCAGCTATGTCTGGCCCGATGGCGCTACAAATCCTAATACCATCAAAAAGCGCCGCCAGACAGCACGCAAAGCGTTGGCGGAGCTGGTCGCCGTGGGTTGGAAGCTGGACGAATATGCCAAAGGCAAATGGGAAATCGGACGTCCCAAGGCCCACGATAACGGCACCCGCCCCACGTTTTCAGCACCCAACCCCCACGTTTTCAGCACCCAATCCCCACGTTAA
- a CDS encoding PIN domain-containing protein: MHLIMLDTCVWLDISSQKAELPMLVALEHLVQDGSIRILLPDLIRVEYERNKDRVIEATRKRLANEFRVVKSVVESFGGQGKDAALKTLDDVNHRLPILSEATQGTVHRVLKLFETAQEIEVSDGAKIKAAERAIAKKAPFHKQKNSVADAVLAESFQEFKILHASEYETFRFVTHNVTDFSGKDHRQPHDDFADIFDGRGSIFFNSTSSAIEDLLDLEEFHYENSFAWEDETRGLQEIMSAMDELFDKVWYNRHMNMIYHLDNGDIEIVPSGTERYGNDVIHEDILSQAKVAAQRVREKYEDTGPWSDFEWGMLNGKLSALRWVLGDEWDMLDT; the protein is encoded by the coding sequence ATGCACCTCATAATGCTTGATACATGCGTTTGGCTTGATATCTCATCTCAGAAAGCGGAATTGCCCATGCTTGTTGCCCTGGAGCACTTGGTACAGGATGGTAGCATCAGGATTCTTCTGCCAGATTTGATACGTGTCGAATATGAGCGAAATAAAGATAGGGTGATTGAGGCGACACGTAAGCGACTTGCAAATGAGTTTCGGGTAGTTAAATCTGTGGTTGAGTCTTTTGGCGGCCAAGGCAAAGATGCGGCGCTCAAAACCTTGGATGATGTTAATCACCGGCTTCCTATACTTTCCGAGGCAACTCAGGGTACGGTACATCGCGTTCTAAAGCTTTTCGAAACTGCCCAAGAAATTGAAGTCTCTGATGGCGCTAAAATCAAGGCGGCAGAGAGAGCAATCGCCAAGAAAGCGCCGTTTCATAAGCAGAAAAACAGTGTTGCCGACGCAGTATTGGCCGAGTCGTTCCAAGAGTTTAAAATATTACACGCGAGCGAGTACGAAACGTTCAGGTTCGTTACCCATAATGTCACGGATTTTTCCGGCAAAGACCATAGGCAACCACACGACGACTTCGCAGATATCTTCGATGGAAGGGGCTCAATATTTTTCAACTCTACGAGCTCTGCTATTGAGGATCTACTCGATCTGGAAGAGTTTCACTATGAGAATAGCTTTGCTTGGGAGGATGAAACTCGTGGGCTTCAGGAAATAATGTCCGCGATGGACGAGTTGTTCGATAAGGTTTGGTACAACCGTCATATGAATATGATTTATCACCTAGATAATGGTGACATAGAGATTGTTCCCTCTGGAACCGAGCGCTACGGCAATGATGTGATCCACGAAGATATCCTGAGCCAAGCAAAAGTAGCAGCTCAACGGGTCAGGGAGAAGTACGAAGATACTGGGCCTTGGAGCGACTTTGAATGGGGGATGCTCAATGGGAAGCTTTCCGCCCTACGATGGGTACTAGGTGACGAGTGGGATATGCTCGACACGTGA
- a CDS encoding site-specific integrase, with translation MLTDTKLRNIKPKDKLYKVNDRDGLYVAITPAGSISFRYNYSIHGRQETITFGRYGVGGITLAEARERLGEAKKMIAAGKSPAKEKAREKGRVRDAETFGAWAEKWLRGYQMADSTRDMRRSVFERELKPKFGNQKLAEITHEDLRALTDSIVERGAPATAVHSREIVMQVFRWAIERGQKVENPADLVRPTSIAKFEPRDRALTPDEIALMYQYMERIGTASSVRVAAKLLLLTMVRKSELTNATWSEINFSEAVWTVPKERMKRRNPHLVFLSRQALDIFIALKTFAGGSEYVLPSRYDSDLPMSSATLNQVLTLTYRLAQKEGQSLGKFGPHDLRRTASTLLHEAGYNTDWIEKCLAHEQKGVRAVYNKAEYRDQRRAMLQDWADMIDEWTLRRPRSEG, from the coding sequence ATGCTGACCGATACCAAGCTGCGTAACATCAAGCCGAAAGACAAGCTCTACAAAGTGAACGACCGTGACGGTCTCTATGTAGCCATCACCCCGGCGGGGTCGATTTCATTCCGCTACAACTACTCGATCCACGGTAGGCAGGAGACCATCACCTTCGGCCGTTACGGTGTAGGGGGCATCACCCTAGCGGAAGCCCGGGAACGACTCGGCGAGGCAAAAAAGATGATCGCCGCTGGGAAGTCACCAGCCAAAGAGAAGGCCAGAGAAAAGGGCCGCGTCAGGGATGCGGAGACGTTCGGCGCTTGGGCTGAAAAATGGCTGCGTGGGTACCAAATGGCTGATTCCACCCGCGATATGCGACGCTCGGTTTTCGAACGAGAGCTAAAGCCGAAATTTGGCAACCAGAAACTCGCTGAAATTACGCATGAGGACCTGCGAGCGCTGACTGACAGCATCGTGGAGCGAGGTGCTCCGGCAACAGCAGTTCACTCGCGAGAGATTGTCATGCAGGTCTTTCGATGGGCAATCGAACGTGGTCAGAAGGTTGAGAACCCGGCTGATCTAGTACGGCCTACCAGCATCGCAAAATTCGAGCCGCGCGACCGGGCCTTGACTCCTGATGAAATCGCCTTGATGTATCAGTACATGGAACGCATTGGTACCGCTTCTTCGGTGCGTGTTGCGGCTAAGTTGCTGTTGCTAACCATGGTTCGCAAAAGTGAACTGACCAATGCGACTTGGAGCGAAATCAATTTCAGCGAAGCAGTCTGGACAGTTCCCAAAGAGCGGATGAAGCGCCGTAATCCGCATTTGGTGTTCCTGTCCAGGCAAGCGCTTGATATTTTCATTGCTCTGAAAACCTTTGCGGGTGGCTCGGAATATGTTCTTCCATCGCGCTATGACTCTGACTTACCGATGAGCAGTGCCACTCTCAATCAAGTGCTAACGCTGACCTATCGCCTCGCTCAGAAAGAGGGGCAGTCGCTAGGCAAGTTCGGGCCGCATGACTTGCGACGGACTGCCAGCACATTGTTACATGAGGCTGGCTATAACACCGATTGGATCGAGAAGTGCCTCGCACACGAACAGAAGGGTGTGCGAGCGGTTTACAACAAGGCCGAATATCGAGATCAGCGTCGGGCGATGCTGCAGGATTGGGCGGACATGATCGACGAGTGGACGCTTAGGAGACCGCGCTCCGAGGGCTGA
- a CDS encoding plasmid mobilization protein yields MENEQKPTPRRKLPPIKVWVSEDERAEIVDKARQANMSLSAYLLAVGRNSPIRSVVDLLAVADLAKVNGDLGRVAGLLKLWLAEKRGQGASPMDVEVMMNDFRKLQSEMLAIMSRVIK; encoded by the coding sequence ATGGAGAACGAGCAAAAGCCCACCCCTCGACGGAAGCTGCCGCCCATCAAGGTGTGGGTGTCAGAAGACGAGCGCGCAGAGATCGTGGACAAGGCCCGGCAGGCCAACATGTCGTTGTCCGCTTACCTTTTAGCTGTTGGTCGTAACAGCCCCATTCGATCCGTGGTTGACCTGCTAGCGGTTGCCGACTTGGCTAAGGTCAATGGCGACCTTGGCCGGGTCGCCGGACTGCTGAAACTTTGGCTCGCGGAGAAGCGCGGACAAGGCGCAAGTCCAATGGACGTGGAGGTGATGATGAATGACTTTCGTAAACTGCAAAGCGAAATGCTAGCTATCATGTCGCGTGTCATCAAGTAA
- the guaB gene encoding IMP dehydrogenase gives MLRISQEALTFDDILLVPGYSEVLPNEVSLKTRLTRGIELNIPLVSAAMDTVTEARLAIAMAQEGGIGIIHKNMTIEQQAAEVRKVKRFEAGVVKDPITIEADATVRDLFELTRMHNISGVPVLHDGDLVGIVTSRDVRFENRLDATVRQVMTPKERLVTVKEGTSKDEVRELLHKHRIERVLIVDDKFALKGMMTVNDIEKAKAYPLASKDDQGRLRVGAAVGTGKDTGDRVAALVNAGVDVVVVDTAHGHSKGVIDRVRWVKQNFPEVQVIGGNIATGAAAKALAEAGADAVKVGIGPGSICTTRIVAGVGVPQISAIANVAAALEGTGVPLIADGGIRFSGDLSKAIVAGASAVMMGSMFAGTEEAPGEIELFQGRSYKAYRGMGSLGAMSQAQGSSDRYFQDSSAGAEKLVPEGIEGRVPYKGTLTAIIHQLMGGLRSSMGYTGSADIEEMRTKPEFVRITGAGMAESHVHDVQITKEAPNYRVG, from the coding sequence ATGCTGCGTATCAGCCAAGAAGCTCTGACCTTCGACGACATTCTCCTAGTGCCTGGTTATTCCGAGGTGCTGCCTAACGAAGTCAGTCTCAAAACCCGTCTTACCCGTGGCATCGAACTGAATATCCCGCTGGTTTCCGCTGCCATGGACACCGTGACCGAAGCCCGTCTGGCCATTGCCATGGCCCAGGAAGGCGGTATCGGTATCATCCACAAGAACATGACCATCGAACAGCAGGCCGCCGAAGTGCGCAAGGTCAAGCGGTTCGAGGCTGGCGTGGTCAAGGATCCGATCACCATCGAGGCTGATGCCACGGTGCGCGACCTGTTCGAACTGACCCGCATGCACAACATCTCCGGCGTTCCGGTGCTGCATGATGGCGATCTGGTCGGCATCGTCACCTCCCGCGACGTGCGTTTCGAGAACCGCCTGGATGCCACCGTCCGCCAAGTGATGACGCCTAAAGAGCGCCTGGTCACGGTCAAGGAAGGCACCAGCAAGGACGAAGTCCGCGAATTGCTGCACAAGCACCGCATCGAGCGCGTGCTGATCGTCGACGACAAATTCGCCCTCAAGGGCATGATGACCGTCAACGACATCGAAAAAGCCAAGGCCTACCCGTTGGCCAGCAAGGACGACCAGGGTCGTCTGCGCGTCGGTGCCGCGGTCGGTACCGGCAAGGACACCGGTGATCGCGTCGCCGCGCTGGTCAATGCCGGCGTCGACGTGGTGGTGGTTGATACCGCCCACGGCCATTCCAAAGGCGTGATCGATCGCGTTCGCTGGGTCAAGCAGAACTTCCCTGAAGTGCAGGTGATCGGCGGCAACATCGCCACCGGCGCTGCCGCCAAGGCCTTGGCCGAAGCCGGCGCCGACGCGGTCAAGGTCGGTATCGGCCCTGGCTCGATCTGCACCACCCGGATCGTCGCCGGTGTCGGCGTGCCGCAGATCAGCGCCATCGCCAACGTCGCCGCTGCCCTTGAAGGCACTGGCGTACCGTTGATCGCCGACGGCGGCATCCGCTTCTCCGGTGACCTGTCCAAGGCCATCGTGGCCGGTGCCTCTGCCGTGATGATGGGCTCGATGTTCGCCGGTACCGAAGAAGCACCGGGCGAGATCGAGCTGTTCCAGGGCCGTAGCTACAAGGCTTACCGCGGCATGGGTTCGCTGGGTGCCATGTCCCAGGCCCAGGGTTCTTCCGACCGCTACTTCCAGGACTCCTCCGCGGGTGCCGAGAAGCTGGTACCGGAAGGCATCGAAGGTCGCGTGCCGTACAAAGGCACCCTGACCGCGATCATCCATCAGCTGATGGGTGGCCTGCGTTCCTCGATGGGCTACACCGGCAGCGCCGACATCGAAGAGATGCGCACCAAGCCGGAGTTCGTACGCATCACCGGCGCCGGCATGGCCGAGTCCCATGTCCACGATGTACAGATCACCAAGGAAGCGCCGAACTACCGGGTCGGCTAA
- a CDS encoding AlpA family transcriptional regulator — translation MEKESRKVLISKKQLLAMIPLCERTIYNFEKQGKFPRRIALSSRKVVWDLGEVEEWIDACKGTGPAPRPGMGA, via the coding sequence GTGGAGAAAGAATCGAGAAAAGTCCTGATCAGCAAGAAACAGTTGCTGGCAATGATCCCGTTGTGCGAGCGCACGATCTACAACTTTGAAAAGCAGGGAAAATTCCCTCGGCGTATTGCTCTTAGCAGCCGTAAGGTGGTCTGGGACTTGGGGGAAGTGGAGGAATGGATTGATGCGTGCAAGGGGACCGGCCCGGCTCCCCGGCCCGGAATGGGGGCCTGA
- the trbJ gene encoding P-type conjugative transfer protein TrbJ, with protein MEMESRKTSAYVARVFGRGAALAVAMATTGLGVGLYITPAPAYAIYCSNCSTFYQQMFEYAEQVNTALNTAEQLQTQIQQYQNMVTQGTGLPDSMFGSIAADLKSVVNIYNRSQALGRQIQNMDSQFNTAFPDFDSYLNQAANSTEVPAQDRYQKWSQQGRDNVKTAMEAANLNTSTFEPEDAQLARMVARSQSAVGRMQAIQAGNEIASQNVQQLQKLRDLMATQINMQGNYMAQQGDRQAVSEAAEQQFEARKNTRGGVKEY; from the coding sequence ATGGAAATGGAATCGCGAAAAACGTCAGCCTATGTCGCTCGGGTATTTGGCCGAGGCGCGGCGCTAGCTGTGGCAATGGCAACCACAGGCCTTGGTGTAGGCCTCTACATCACACCTGCACCGGCTTACGCCATCTACTGCTCTAACTGCTCGACGTTCTATCAACAGATGTTCGAGTACGCCGAACAGGTCAACACGGCGCTGAACACCGCCGAGCAACTGCAAACGCAGATTCAGCAGTACCAAAACATGGTCACGCAGGGCACGGGCCTGCCCGATTCGATGTTTGGCAGCATTGCGGCTGACTTGAAAAGCGTGGTGAACATCTACAACCGTTCGCAGGCCTTGGGCCGTCAAATCCAGAACATGGATTCGCAGTTCAACACGGCTTTCCCCGACTTCGATTCCTACCTGAATCAAGCAGCGAACTCGACAGAGGTCCCGGCGCAGGATCGCTATCAAAAGTGGTCGCAACAGGGCCGCGACAACGTGAAAACGGCGATGGAAGCGGCAAATCTCAATACCAGCACGTTCGAGCCTGAAGACGCCCAGCTTGCTCGCATGGTGGCCCGTTCGCAGTCAGCCGTAGGCCGCATGCAAGCTATTCAGGCGGGCAACGAAATCGCCTCGCAGAACGTGCAGCAACTGCAAAAACTGCGGGATCTGATGGCCACCCAAATCAACATGCAGGGCAACTACATGGCCCAGCAAGGCGACCGGCAGGCCGTTAGCGAAGCGGCTGAACAGCAGTTTGAAGCGAGGAAAAACACACGCGGCGGCGTGAAGGAGTACTGA
- the trbL gene encoding P-type conjugative transfer protein TrbL codes for MDRRLLLFLALTSVFMAGNAMAATDLSHADTSVQGLLDLVLQQSHQWSAKLYDYAIRLFWLLASIQFIWTFMPLVMKQADFGEIVGELLRFVLVIGFFLAVMKYSVEWSTAIVDSFRDAAASASGLGRALEPGDMLAVALDFGRTMVEGISVFSPAKGLLIAVCAILVLACFAFIAAFMFVTLVEAYVIINASVLFLGFGGSQWTREFAIAPMRFTVAIGAKLFVLTLIVGLVVQSAKQWLAAYTNDEASLMTMVGLALVCCYLTKTIPDLIGGMISGTSMGGGSAIGGMAVAGAAGAAAAAATIATAGAAAPAAAGALGAAGTGGAAGAGVAGAGGIGGGGLASAINSSFAGGGAPAATATHGGAAAGLGASTGGQAAAQGASSAGARVGGSAAPQSPGTDPQQPSSGVQQATKQAGRAAQEKDDKDQQGAPKGGVVGSGNALSQAANASAKALGVMTSMAVPGMENAHSLSLGAGSPPPVPDGASSTVPTNGTETTVEAAQTESNVIRPSSDESPATSRLASLNVPGTASNNDNSEK; via the coding sequence ATGGATCGTCGTCTTTTGTTGTTCCTCGCCTTGACGAGTGTGTTCATGGCCGGAAATGCTATGGCCGCGACCGACCTTTCCCATGCCGATACATCGGTTCAGGGCCTACTCGACCTAGTTTTGCAACAGTCGCACCAGTGGTCAGCGAAGCTGTATGACTATGCGATCAGACTGTTCTGGCTGCTGGCCTCGATCCAGTTTATTTGGACGTTCATGCCTCTGGTAATGAAGCAAGCCGACTTCGGCGAGATTGTCGGCGAGCTGCTGCGCTTCGTGCTGGTGATCGGTTTCTTCCTTGCAGTCATGAAGTACTCAGTGGAGTGGTCGACGGCCATCGTCGATAGTTTCCGCGATGCAGCGGCATCAGCGAGCGGCCTTGGGCGTGCATTAGAACCCGGCGATATGCTTGCAGTTGCGCTGGATTTTGGCCGCACAATGGTAGAGGGCATTTCAGTATTTTCTCCGGCCAAGGGACTTCTGATCGCTGTATGCGCAATTCTTGTGTTGGCATGTTTCGCATTCATCGCTGCATTCATGTTTGTCACGCTCGTAGAGGCCTACGTAATCATCAACGCATCCGTGCTGTTCTTGGGCTTTGGTGGCTCGCAATGGACGCGGGAATTTGCAATTGCGCCAATGCGTTTCACCGTCGCGATTGGTGCAAAGCTATTTGTATTGACTCTGATTGTCGGCCTGGTTGTACAGTCGGCTAAGCAGTGGTTAGCAGCCTATACCAATGATGAAGCGTCATTGATGACGATGGTCGGCTTGGCCTTGGTATGCTGCTATCTGACCAAGACTATTCCTGACCTGATCGGCGGCATGATTAGCGGCACGTCCATGGGCGGTGGCTCGGCCATTGGCGGGATGGCGGTGGCCGGGGCAGCCGGAGCGGCTGCGGCGGCTGCCACCATCGCCACGGCCGGGGCGGCCGCTCCGGCTGCTGCCGGTGCTCTTGGCGCTGCCGGTACTGGCGGCGCTGCTGGAGCCGGTGTAGCGGGTGCAGGTGGGATTGGCGGCGGCGGTCTGGCTTCTGCGATCAATTCCAGTTTTGCCGGTGGTGGTGCGCCCGCAGCGACGGCGACTCACGGCGGTGCGGCCGCTGGCCTCGGCGCGAGCACGGGCGGCCAAGCGGCCGCTCAAGGTGCGTCGTCGGCCGGTGCCCGCGTAGGTGGCAGTGCCGCCCCTCAATCACCGGGCACGGATCCGCAGCAGCCTAGCAGTGGTGTCCAGCAGGCGACCAAGCAGGCCGGGAGAGCGGCGCAGGAAAAAGACGACAAAGACCAGCAAGGGGCACCAAAAGGGGGAGTTGTTGGCTCTGGCAACGCCCTTTCCCAAGCGGCCAACGCTAGCGCAAAAGCGCTCGGTGTGATGACCTCGATGGCAGTGCCGGGCATGGAGAATGCGCACTCTCTGTCTCTTGGTGCAGGATCTCCGCCGCCTGTTCCCGACGGTGCCAGCTCGACCGTTCCAACCAATGGCACGGAAACAACCGTGGAAGCTGCACAAACGGAATCTAACGTCATCCGTCCATCCTCGGACGAAAGCCCCGCCACAAGTCGCCTAGCCTCACTCAATGTGCCCGGCACGGCATCAAACAACGACAACTCGGAGAAATAA
- the guaA gene encoding glutamine-hydrolyzing GMP synthase produces MALDIHAHRILILDFGSQYTQLIARRVREIGVYCELHPFDMDDEAIREFAPKGVILAGGPESVHEADSPRCPQAVFDLGVPVFGICYGMQTMAEQLGGKVEGSDLREFGYARVDVVGKSRLLDGIEDHVDADGLFGLDVWMSHGDKVTKMPEDFHILASTPSCPIAGMFSDERRYYGVQFHPEVTHTKQGGRILSRFILDICECEALWTPSKIAEDAIAQVRAQVGTDNVLLGLSGGVDSSVVAALLHKAIGDQLTCVFVDNGLLRLHEGEQVMAMFAENMGVKVIRANAEEQFLTNLAGESDPEKKRKIIGRTFIDVFDAESCKLDNIKYLAQGTIYPDVIESAGAKSGKAHVIKSHHNVGGLPEEMNLKLVEPLRELFKDEVRRLGLELGLPYDMVYRHPFPGPGLGVRILGEVKKEYADLLRRADHIFIEELRKADWYHKVSQAFVVFQPVKSVGVVGDGRRYAWVVALRAVETIDFMTARWAHLPYELLETVSGRIINEIDGISRVTYDVSSKPPATIEWE; encoded by the coding sequence ATGGCCCTCGACATTCACGCTCACCGCATCCTGATCCTCGACTTCGGTTCCCAGTACACCCAGCTGATTGCCCGCCGCGTGCGTGAAATCGGCGTGTACTGCGAATTGCACCCGTTCGACATGGATGACGAAGCGATTCGCGAGTTCGCTCCCAAAGGCGTCATCCTCGCCGGCGGTCCCGAGTCCGTGCACGAAGCCGACAGCCCACGCTGCCCGCAAGCGGTGTTCGACCTGGGCGTACCGGTCTTCGGCATCTGCTACGGCATGCAGACCATGGCCGAGCAGCTCGGCGGCAAGGTGGAAGGCTCCGACCTGCGTGAGTTCGGTTATGCCCGCGTTGACGTGGTCGGCAAGAGCCGCCTGCTGGACGGCATCGAAGACCATGTGGACGCCGATGGCCTGTTCGGCCTGGACGTGTGGATGAGCCACGGTGACAAGGTCACCAAGATGCCGGAAGACTTCCACATCCTCGCCAGCACGCCGAGCTGCCCGATTGCCGGCATGTTCAGCGACGAGCGTCGTTACTACGGCGTGCAGTTCCACCCGGAAGTGACCCACACCAAGCAGGGCGGCCGTATCCTGTCGCGCTTCATCCTCGACATCTGCGAGTGCGAAGCCCTGTGGACTCCGTCGAAAATCGCTGAAGACGCCATCGCCCAGGTGCGCGCCCAGGTCGGTACCGACAATGTGCTGCTGGGCTTGTCCGGCGGCGTGGACTCCTCTGTGGTCGCCGCGCTGTTGCACAAGGCCATCGGTGATCAACTGACCTGCGTCTTCGTCGACAACGGCCTGCTGCGCCTGCACGAAGGCGAGCAAGTGATGGCCATGTTCGCCGAGAACATGGGCGTCAAGGTGATCCGCGCCAACGCCGAAGAGCAGTTCCTGACCAACCTGGCCGGCGAGTCCGACCCGGAGAAGAAGCGCAAGATCATCGGCCGCACCTTCATCGACGTGTTCGATGCCGAATCCTGCAAGCTCGACAACATCAAGTACTTGGCCCAGGGCACCATCTACCCCGACGTGATCGAGTCGGCCGGCGCCAAGAGCGGCAAGGCCCACGTGATCAAGTCCCACCACAACGTCGGTGGCCTGCCGGAAGAAATGAACCTCAAGCTGGTCGAGCCGCTGCGCGAACTGTTCAAGGACGAGGTCCGTCGCCTCGGCCTGGAACTGGGCCTGCCGTACGACATGGTCTACCGCCACCCATTCCCGGGCCCGGGCCTGGGCGTGCGGATCCTCGGTGAAGTGAAGAAGGAATACGCCGACCTGCTGCGTCGCGCCGACCACATCTTCATCGAAGAACTGCGCAAGGCCGACTGGTACCACAAGGTCAGTCAGGCGTTCGTGGTGTTCCAGCCGGTGAAATCGGTTGGCGTGGTCGGCGATGGCCGTCGCTACGCTTGGGTCGTGGCCCTGCGTGCGGTGGAAACCATCGACTTCATGACCGCTCGCTGGGCGCACCTGCCGTACGAGCTGCTGGAAACCGTTTCCGGTCGCATCATCAACGAAATCGACGGTATCTCCCGCGTGACGTATGACGTGTCGAGTAAGCCGCCGGCGACGATTGAGTGGGAATGA
- a CDS encoding helicase RepA family protein — MAIDLRAAFENEPPSLDFIWPGFLAGTVGALVAPGATGKSFWALEAAMSVACGATVESRAAGGDLVGLAPAKSGRVVYYAGEDPEPALIGRIHSIGKHLGQEARGAIVENLMVMPIMGTLLDVMRKRQRAELIEQCKGARLIVLDTLSRIHTLDENSNSEMARLVSTLEHIAASTGASVLYLHHVSKSSARDGQADQQQASRGASVLVDNVRWCGFIAKMTDKEAETRTDRAFDRQPIGGERRGFFVRFGVNKQNYARTPKERWYMQHDGGVLLPVDLLDANQDSGKGRHREQA; from the coding sequence GTGGCGATTGACTTACGGGCAGCTTTCGAGAACGAGCCGCCCTCACTTGATTTCATATGGCCCGGCTTCCTTGCAGGCACAGTGGGAGCCTTGGTAGCTCCCGGAGCCACTGGTAAGAGCTTCTGGGCGCTGGAGGCGGCAATGTCCGTTGCCTGTGGCGCAACCGTTGAAAGCAGAGCGGCCGGTGGTGACTTAGTAGGACTTGCACCCGCGAAATCTGGCCGCGTCGTCTATTACGCAGGAGAAGACCCCGAGCCAGCGTTGATCGGGCGAATTCACTCCATTGGCAAACACCTTGGCCAAGAAGCTCGCGGAGCTATCGTAGAAAATCTCATGGTCATGCCGATCATGGGAACGCTCTTGGATGTCATGAGGAAAAGGCAGCGGGCCGAGCTTATAGAGCAATGCAAAGGTGCTCGACTGATCGTTCTCGATACATTGAGCCGTATCCATACCCTTGATGAGAACAGCAACAGCGAGATGGCGCGGCTTGTCTCCACGCTGGAGCATATAGCGGCCAGCACAGGAGCATCAGTTCTTTATCTCCACCATGTGAGCAAAAGCAGTGCTCGCGACGGGCAGGCAGATCAGCAACAGGCTTCACGAGGCGCTTCGGTACTCGTCGATAACGTCCGATGGTGCGGTTTCATCGCCAAGATGACTGACAAAGAAGCAGAAACCCGTACCGATCGGGCCTTTGACCGACAGCCCATCGGTGGGGAGCGCCGAGGCTTCTTTGTTCGTTTCGGCGTTAACAAGCAAAACTATGCCCGCACGCCGAAAGAGCGCTGGTACATGCAGCACGATGGAGGCGTGTTGCTGCCGGTAGACCTGTTGGACGCCAATCAGGACAGCGGAAAGGGGCGTCACCGTGAGCAAGCATGA
- a CDS encoding TraC family protein encodes MARKTLSERRADALSELEMAKARLAKLDNEAAERIGRIAIKSGLVNLELTDDQIREEFDRIVEGINKRN; translated from the coding sequence TTGGCTAGAAAAACCCTTTCCGAGCGAAGAGCTGACGCGCTTTCTGAGCTAGAGATGGCTAAGGCAAGGCTTGCAAAGCTCGACAATGAGGCAGCAGAAAGAATCGGAAGAATTGCAATAAAATCAGGATTGGTTAATCTCGAGCTTACGGACGATCAGATCCGGGAAGAATTCGATAGAATCGTGGAAGGGATCAACAAGAGGAATTGA